CCATTATTGGTGCATTGTGGTCCTTTTGCAAATATTTCACATGGTGCAAACTCTTTAATTGCAACTGATCTAGCGCTAAAATTAAGTGATTATGTTGTTAGTGAAGTTGGTTTTGGCAGTGATTTAGGGTTTGAAAAGTTCAATGATATTATTAATTTACAAGAGGAATATACCCCCGACTGTACGGTGTTAGTAGCAACCATTCGGGCTTTGAAATTACATGGTGGTGCTGATGAAAAAGAATTAACAACAGTTGATCTTGCTAGTTTGCAAAATGGATTATTTCATTTAGAACGTCATATTAAAATTATTCAGAATTATCATTTAAATTTTGTTGTTTGTTTAAATCAATTTGCAACAGATAGTACTGAAGAAATTACATTAGTAACAAATTGGTTGACAGAACAAAAAATTCCTTTTGGGATTAATAATACTTATCATCTTGGTATTAAAGATAATCCAATGTTAGTTAAAACTATTATTAAACAAACAACACAACCACAACAATATCAATTATTGTTTAATCCAGCAACAACTTCATTATTAGACAAAATTAAAATTATTTGTGAAAAAATTTATCAGACAACTAAAATTGCCTTCAGTGCTGTTGCACAAGAGAAAATTGCTTTTTTTCAACAAGACAATAAATATAAAAGTTGACCAGTTTGTATGGCTAAGAATCATCAAACAATTTTTGGTAATAAAGCTGCAACTGATGATCACATTACGATTCGTGATCTTAAAATTAATTCGGGAGCAGAATATTTTATTGTATATTTGGCAGATATTATTACAATGCCGGGTTTAAATAAAAATCCTAATGCACTTGTGATTGATGTTGTTGATAATCAGATTATAAATATTAAATAATTTTTGTTATAATTAAATGGAATTAAAATTAGGGGCGAATTTAATGCAGAAAAAAGCAAAATTTTTAGAATTAAATAGTATTGTTAGTAAGCAACTTAATTTAGCAAGTAATATTCGTAAAAAAATGTATGAGATTTTTACTATTTATAAAAAAGGTTTTCAAAAAATAGGCTATCAAACCATTGCCCTTGGTGAATATGGCCTTAAAACTTTAACAAAGTACGATAAACTTGAATTGGAATTAGCAGTTGTGAAATATGGCCCTAAAAGTAGTAACGGGT
This genomic window from Spiroplasma sp. SV19 contains:
- a CDS encoding formate--tetrahydrofolate ligase, encoding MEKITTIGTKIGLTADDLISYGDYIAKVKPFNFSHLPKKAKFILVTAINPTKAGEGKTTCSIGIADMLNHLGYQTTLALREPSLGPVFGLKGSATGGGECVMQPENEINLHYTGDFHAITTANNMVSAIIDNILYWGNTLQINPAKVVWQRCLDVNDRALRNVEIKINDKIQRNEHFQITAASEIMAILGLSKDFNDLRRRLDQAIVAYNFKNEPVYLHQLQITGSLLALLKDALLPNLVQTKYGTPLLVHCGPFANISHGANSLIATDLALKLSDYVVSEVGFGSDLGFEKFNDIINLQEEYTPDCTVLVATIRALKLHGGADEKELTTVDLASLQNGLFHLERHIKIIQNYHLNFVVCLNQFATDSTEEITLVTNWLTEQKIPFGINNTYHLGIKDNPMLVKTIIKQTTQPQQYQLLFNPATTSLLDKIKIICEKIYQTTKIAFSAVAQEKIAFFQQDNKYKSWPVCMAKNHQTIFGNKAATDDHITIRDLKINSGAEYFIVYLADIITMPGLNKNPNALVIDVVDNQIINIK